One part of the Humulus lupulus chromosome 9, drHumLupu1.1, whole genome shotgun sequence genome encodes these proteins:
- the LOC133800319 gene encoding protein NRT1/ PTR FAMILY 8.2-like, which produces MANISLYMVAVGFEATRPCLSSFGGDQFDEKKQRSSFFNWSFMIQNVGMMISTSAVVWLETNVSSASGLGVSVTAIALALVCFSFGTPMCCFQQPGGSPLTKLCQVIIASIRKYDVRLPSDASALYELSHIEEEDGYKLQHTDQLR; this is translated from the coding sequence ATGGCTAACATATCTTTGTACATGGTGGCTGTCGGTTTCGAGGCAACCAGGCCGTGTTTGTCTTCGTTTGGGGGCGACCAGTTCGATGAGAAGAAACAACGAAGCTCATTCTTCAACTGGTCCTTTATGATACAAAACGTCGGAATGATGATCAGCACATCTGCGGTGGTGTGGCTTGAAACAAACGTCAGTTCGGCATCGGGCCTGGGTGTTTCTGTCACTGCAATTGCTTTAGCCTTGGTTTGTTTTTCATTCGGCACTCCAATGTGCTGTTTCCAACAACCCGGAGGGAGTCCCCTGACAAAATTGTGTCAGGTTATAATTGCCTCCATTCGAAAGTATGATGTTCGACTTCCTAGTGACGCATCAGCCCTCTATGAGCTTAGCCACATTGAAGAAGAAGACGGATACAAGCTTCAACACACTGACCAATTGAggtaa